The following are encoded together in the Pseudomonas maumuensis genome:
- a CDS encoding ABC transporter ATP-binding protein yields the protein MIRLDGVRKTRGQGAQRYSLQIDRLHLAAGERVALVGPSGCGKSTLLDLLALVLAPDAAQGFALGGEDVAGLWRTRQLDRLASWRSRHLGYVLQAGGLLGFLDVRGNIRLPRQLLGLGDDGSVERLAEALDVHDQLGKKPATLSLGQRQRVSCARALAHGPTLLLADEPTAALDPVNAERVMQLLLREAEARQVTCVVATHDEALARQAGLAVLRMACRREADGGVTASLERAA from the coding sequence ATGATCCGCCTGGACGGGGTGCGCAAGACGCGCGGGCAGGGTGCCCAGCGTTACAGCCTGCAGATCGACCGGTTGCACCTGGCGGCGGGCGAGCGGGTGGCGCTGGTCGGGCCCAGCGGCTGCGGCAAGAGCACCTTGCTCGACCTGCTGGCGCTGGTGCTGGCACCGGATGCGGCGCAGGGCTTCGCCCTGGGCGGCGAGGATGTCGCCGGGCTATGGCGTACCCGCCAGCTCGATCGCCTGGCCAGCTGGCGCAGCCGTCACCTGGGCTATGTGCTGCAGGCCGGTGGGTTGCTGGGTTTTCTCGATGTGCGCGGCAACATTCGCCTGCCTCGTCAACTGCTGGGGCTTGGCGATGATGGCAGCGTCGAGCGCCTGGCCGAAGCGTTGGATGTGCATGACCAGTTGGGCAAGAAGCCCGCCACCTTGTCCCTCGGCCAGCGCCAGCGGGTCAGCTGTGCCCGTGCGTTGGCCCATGGCCCGACGCTGTTGCTGGCCGACGAACCGACCGCCGCGCTCGACCCGGTCAACGCCGAGCGGGTGATGCAACTGTTGCTGCGCGAGGCCGAAGCGCGCCAGGTGACCTGCGTGGTCGCCACCCATGACGAAGCCCTGGCCCGCCAGGCCGGGCTGGCGGTGCTGCGCATGGCCTGCCGGCGCGAGGCCGACGGTGGCGTCACGGCGAGCCTGGAGAGGGCCGCCTGA
- the tagQ gene encoding type VI secretion system-associated lipoprotein TagQ yields MSTRKPLITASQARTALLLAAGFSTVLLSGCASSPASKVGATTKVEYYPNCYEPVQHLRSTDGDMTRSVATGALLGAVGGALTGALVDKENRGRNAAIGAAGGALVGGAAGYYTERQKQISDDKQRIASYATDIDKSAADMDRTTAYAKSSQSCYQREFASLIQNRKAGRINDTEGRKRLAEIVAGLQESNNLLTTVNGRLGENLNNYTQAYEQDLKQVGVQRTEVVAVAEPPKVATTGKKKDVKKVQPAKTNTKVPQEAVATEKTLQNANGKKAEAQQVAKAGTDQVNAMCRNPDMGDWAPVPCPNV; encoded by the coding sequence ATGTCCACCCGCAAACCCCTGATCACTGCATCCCAGGCCCGTACCGCGCTGCTGCTGGCAGCCGGTTTCAGCACCGTGCTGTTGAGCGGTTGCGCCAGCTCGCCGGCGTCCAAGGTCGGCGCCACGACCAAGGTCGAGTACTACCCCAACTGCTACGAGCCGGTGCAGCACCTGCGCTCCACCGACGGTGACATGACCCGCTCGGTGGCCACCGGCGCACTGCTCGGCGCGGTCGGCGGCGCGCTGACCGGCGCCCTGGTCGACAAGGAAAACCGCGGCCGCAACGCCGCCATCGGTGCCGCTGGCGGCGCCCTGGTCGGTGGTGCCGCCGGCTACTACACCGAACGCCAGAAGCAGATCAGCGACGACAAGCAGCGCATCGCGTCCTATGCGACCGACATCGACAAGAGCGCAGCCGACATGGACCGCACCACGGCCTACGCCAAGTCCTCGCAGAGCTGCTACCAGCGTGAGTTCGCCAGCCTGATCCAGAACCGCAAGGCTGGTCGCATCAATGACACCGAGGGCCGTAAGCGCCTGGCCGAGATCGTCGCCGGCCTGCAGGAGTCGAACAACCTGCTGACCACCGTGAACGGTCGTCTGGGTGAGAACCTCAACAACTACACCCAGGCCTACGAGCAGGATCTCAAGCAAGTGGGCGTGCAGCGCACCGAAGTGGTCGCCGTGGCCGAGCCGCCGAAGGTGGCGACCACCGGCAAGAAGAAGGATGTGAAGAAGGTCCAGCCGGCCAAGACCAACACCAAGGTGCCACAGGAAGCGGTGGCCACCGAAAAGACCCTGCAGAACGCCAACGGCAAGAAAGCCGAGGCCCAGCAGGTGGCCAAGGCGGGTACCGACCAGGTCAACGCCATGTGCCGCAACCCGGACATGGGTGACTGGGCGCCGGTGCCGTGCCCGAACGTGTGA
- the tagF gene encoding type VI secretion system-associated protein TagF — MNDVGFYGKLASRGDFVSRGLPHGFIQPWDQWLAAGIQASQQALGERWLEAYLVSPLWRFALAPGLCGPEAVVGVLMPSIDRVGRYFPLTVAQVLEPGEPLAPVVAGAEEWFEAVEETLLATLEPGAAFEDFEAALQPFRGARPLVQEPRATVGGLQRLDATTPQGRALALAECACEGMSLWWGRGSERIAPGLMRCAGLPRSEDFAGFLLGSEARIG; from the coding sequence GTGAACGACGTGGGTTTCTACGGAAAGCTGGCCAGTCGCGGCGACTTCGTCAGCCGCGGTTTGCCGCACGGTTTCATCCAGCCCTGGGACCAGTGGCTGGCGGCGGGCATCCAGGCGAGCCAGCAGGCCCTGGGCGAGCGCTGGCTCGAGGCCTATCTGGTCAGCCCTTTGTGGCGTTTCGCCCTGGCGCCGGGGCTTTGTGGGCCCGAGGCGGTGGTCGGGGTGCTGATGCCGAGCATCGACCGGGTGGGACGGTACTTCCCGCTGACCGTGGCCCAGGTGCTGGAACCGGGGGAGCCGCTGGCACCTGTGGTGGCCGGGGCCGAGGAATGGTTCGAGGCGGTCGAGGAGACCTTGCTGGCGACGCTTGAGCCGGGTGCTGCCTTCGAGGATTTCGAGGCTGCCTTGCAGCCTTTTCGCGGCGCGAGGCCGCTTGTGCAGGAGCCGCGTGCGACGGTGGGCGGGCTGCAGCGGTTGGATGCAACCACGCCGCAGGGGCGCGCACTGGCCTTGGCCGAATGCGCCTGCGAAGGCATGAGCCTTTGGTGGGGCAGGGGTTCCGAACGGATCGCCCCGGGGCTGATGCGCTGTGCGGGCTTGCCGCGTAGCGAGGATTTCGCCGGTTTTCTATTGGGTAGCGAGGCGCGGATCGGATGA
- a CDS encoding formylglycine-generating enzyme family protein — translation MSDRRLGAAALILTALSLGACSQADGDDKAKPVTQAQPGTESKFDNPKPLPGDVSLPLPCGGELVLRSVYVLAQGSLDDREVNLGYPFSEGEAGYKQSFISGYRRDFINGQFSLQDLAPQWQKAVAPSLPKVEKGSPLTPMMYFIGKYEVTARQYAQVMAQAQSLASGEAAPACAASNDAAGRLPKVKLSRFEAERFAAVYSAWLLKHHRDLLPVSGRGSKAEDGGMGFVRLPTEVEWEFAARGGSAVSRQELEGRLFPRKVEGADSEGPLGDFAVFNQVAGGTGQAARLMPIGTKQPNPLGLFDVIGNAAEMVQESFQLVNAGRLQGAYGGFVVKGGNYLEGEGTLFTGMRREYPLFGVDGTEQRNETTGFRVAIGALSAPRSRYQTLFEQWQKEGRLAGLTDDIDAVQDPTKRLDSIIAAATDPRQQAELGLVNEELKRNVSLIARQREEAAGNLIQSAALVAETVNNYNIRLTNLQNTQAKAEASGDQTSARMYGAAIANGRAALDGAVAIYIDNLASGTRYTDAVIQAQFQRVKEELNRKPVLGNSLVTRATLFVRHVGEYRQNRRADPATILKELLASAAPRP, via the coding sequence ATGTCTGATCGCCGTCTCGGGGCTGCCGCCCTGATCCTCACCGCGCTGAGCCTGGGGGCCTGCTCTCAGGCCGATGGCGACGACAAGGCCAAGCCGGTTACCCAGGCGCAGCCGGGGACTGAAAGCAAGTTCGACAACCCCAAGCCGTTGCCGGGCGATGTCAGCCTGCCGCTGCCCTGTGGCGGTGAGCTGGTGCTGCGCAGCGTCTATGTGCTGGCCCAGGGCAGCCTCGACGACCGCGAGGTCAATCTCGGCTACCCGTTCAGTGAGGGCGAGGCCGGCTACAAGCAGTCGTTCATCTCCGGTTACCGACGCGACTTCATCAACGGCCAGTTCAGCCTGCAGGACCTGGCGCCACAGTGGCAGAAGGCGGTTGCGCCAAGCCTGCCGAAGGTCGAGAAAGGCAGCCCGCTCACGCCGATGATGTACTTCATCGGCAAGTACGAAGTGACCGCCCGCCAGTACGCCCAGGTGATGGCCCAGGCGCAGTCGCTGGCCAGTGGCGAGGCGGCGCCGGCCTGCGCGGCGAGCAACGATGCCGCCGGGCGCCTGCCCAAGGTCAAGCTCTCGCGCTTCGAGGCCGAGCGCTTTGCCGCCGTCTACAGTGCCTGGTTGCTGAAGCACCACCGCGATCTGTTGCCGGTCAGTGGCCGTGGTAGCAAGGCCGAGGATGGCGGCATGGGCTTCGTGCGCCTGCCCACCGAAGTGGAATGGGAGTTCGCCGCCCGTGGCGGTTCGGCGGTCAGCCGCCAGGAGCTGGAAGGGCGGTTGTTCCCGCGCAAGGTCGAAGGCGCCGATAGCGAAGGGCCGCTGGGCGACTTCGCGGTGTTCAACCAGGTCGCCGGTGGTACCGGGCAGGCGGCGCGGCTGATGCCGATCGGCACCAAACAGCCCAACCCGCTGGGCTTGTTCGATGTGATCGGCAACGCCGCCGAGATGGTCCAGGAGTCGTTCCAGCTGGTCAACGCCGGGCGCCTGCAGGGCGCCTACGGCGGCTTCGTGGTCAAGGGCGGCAACTACCTCGAAGGCGAGGGCACCTTGTTCACCGGCATGCGCCGCGAGTACCCGCTGTTCGGCGTCGACGGCACCGAGCAGCGCAACGAGACCACCGGTTTCCGCGTGGCTATCGGCGCCCTGTCGGCGCCGCGTTCGCGCTATCAGACGCTGTTCGAGCAGTGGCAAAAGGAAGGTCGCCTGGCCGGCCTGACCGATGACATCGATGCCGTGCAGGATCCGACCAAGCGCCTGGACAGCATCATCGCCGCCGCCACCGACCCGCGCCAGCAGGCCGAGCTGGGGCTGGTCAACGAAGAGCTCAAGCGCAACGTTTCGCTGATCGCCCGCCAGCGCGAAGAAGCGGCCGGCAACCTGATCCAGTCCGCCGCCCTGGTGGCCGAGACCGTCAACAACTACAACATCCGCCTGACCAACCTGCAGAACACCCAGGCCAAGGCCGAGGCCTCCGGCGACCAGACCAGCGCGCGCATGTACGGCGCCGCCATCGCCAATGGCCGCGCCGCCCTCGACGGCGCCGTGGCGATCTACATCGACAACCTGGCCAGCGGCACGCGCTACACCGACGCGGTGATCCAGGCGCAGTTCCAGCGGGTCAAGGAAGAGCTCAATCGCAAGCCGGTGCTGGGCAACAGCCTGGTCACCCGCGCCACCCTGTTCGTCCGCCACGTCGGGGAGTACCGCCAGAACCGGCGGGCCGATCCGGCGACGATCCTCAAGGAGCTGCTGGCATCGGCCGCCCCGCGACCCTAA
- a CDS encoding FtsX-like permease family protein, with protein MRPLLIAGLAWQDYRNDARLSACAVLALVAVIAPLLVLFGLKFGLVGSLTERLQRDPGVREIIPLGGGRFRAEFIAELAQRPGVAFAIPRTRQIAATAELLLPAHGRGLTVEMLPTAEGDPLLAQVASPSGLQQVVLSFTAAEKLGAKAGDELQASFSRQQAGQMQWRQTRLQVSSVLPLAAFERDGLFASLQLLEAVEDYRDGRAVPALDWQGEAQGSVAQRVYPAFRLYARELNDVEPLRRFFAERKLLVSTQAAQIAQVQSLSRNLDLVFWIIASLAVAGALAAIAAGAVAAVERKQRELAVLRLLGFGTAALLLFVVLQALYSGLLAAAVAGLLYLLAEHGLNRLFMQVPGEFASHLLPMHYLVALCAVLLASTAAAALGGWRVARIEACQGIRDV; from the coding sequence ATGCGCCCGCTGCTGATCGCCGGGCTGGCCTGGCAGGACTACCGCAACGATGCGCGGCTGTCGGCGTGCGCCGTGCTGGCGCTGGTGGCGGTGATCGCGCCGCTGCTGGTGCTGTTTGGCCTGAAGTTCGGCCTGGTCGGCAGCCTGACCGAGCGCCTGCAGCGCGACCCGGGGGTGCGCGAGATCATTCCCCTGGGCGGTGGGCGCTTTCGCGCTGAGTTCATCGCGGAACTGGCACAGCGCCCGGGGGTGGCTTTCGCCATCCCGCGGACCCGACAGATCGCCGCCACCGCCGAACTGCTGCTGCCCGCCCACGGGCGTGGCCTGACGGTTGAGATGCTGCCCACCGCCGAGGGCGACCCCTTGCTGGCGCAGGTCGCTTCGCCGTCGGGGCTGCAACAGGTGGTGCTGAGCTTTACCGCTGCGGAAAAGCTCGGTGCCAAGGCCGGGGACGAACTGCAGGCCAGCTTCAGCCGCCAGCAGGCCGGGCAGATGCAATGGCGGCAGACGCGCCTGCAGGTCAGCAGCGTGTTGCCCCTGGCAGCGTTCGAGCGCGATGGTCTTTTCGCATCGTTGCAGTTGCTCGAAGCCGTCGAGGACTACCGCGATGGCCGCGCGGTGCCGGCACTGGACTGGCAGGGTGAGGCGCAGGGCAGCGTGGCGCAGCGGGTGTACCCGGCATTTCGCCTGTATGCCCGCGAACTGAACGATGTCGAGCCGCTGCGTCGGTTCTTCGCCGAACGCAAGTTGTTGGTCTCCACCCAGGCCGCGCAGATCGCCCAGGTGCAATCGCTCAGCCGCAATCTCGACCTGGTGTTCTGGATCATCGCCAGCCTGGCTGTGGCCGGTGCCTTGGCAGCCATCGCTGCCGGCGCCGTGGCGGCGGTCGAGCGCAAGCAGCGCGAGCTGGCAGTGCTGCGTCTGCTGGGTTTCGGCACTGCTGCGCTGCTGTTGTTCGTAGTGCTCCAGGCGCTCTACAGCGGCCTTTTGGCCGCCGCCGTGGCGGGGCTGTTGTACCTGCTCGCCGAACACGGCCTGAACCGACTTTTCATGCAGGTGCCGGGCGAGTTCGCCAGCCATCTGCTGCCCATGCACTACCTCGTTGCGTTGTGTGCCGTGCTGCTGGCCAGCACCGCCGCCGCCGCCCTGGGCGGCTGGCGGGTGGCGCGCATCGAGGCTTGCCAAGGAATACGTGATGTCTGA
- a CDS encoding serine/threonine-protein kinase: protein MDMQIPGFDIDSELGQGAMASVYLATQRSLERKVALKIMAASLAADPTFCERFLREGRTLARLAHPNIATIHDIGNVGELYYMAMEYLPSGTLKERIAEGLTPEQGLVYVRQIAQALGYAHAQGLVHRDVKPANILFRADGTAVLSDFGIAKSLDDRTQFTQAGFAVGTPSYMSPEQARGLEIDGRADLYALGVVLYEILVGKLPYNGTDALSTALAHLTEPLPELPIEHGRYQDILRGLLAKDPNQRFADAAALLAALDRLTVQAPVEGNDSTLVRPLPIPPPAIPQPVSIDIPQAVAAPVSEPARRSEPKPAPAAKPASNKPAKAVLAVAIAAALGLGGAFFWLLGGNDAPAPETPVVQAPADSVVPTEPKITPVAASDDGRPLLMPGKKTLFQRVLTKPDAQLVAQPGDAAGETLPAFSVLYVYQRKDVGGQAWVQVGAASDGQRDGWLPAAQTSDWKQSLVLKFTERSGRSPVMFMRQVDDVQHLLDDTPLARDSLLKAQNNPDQVPQVMALEPAASAVPQNQFYLMPIFDYRESFDAGGQPVQLLNIASIDPGASARDSAPKAAGVTAVGDNSFRTGIVLVVDTSVSMQPYIDRVRQVVSELQQQLAARGELDSVSFGLVGFRNSVKRTPGLEYLSKTLVSLEQGRDPARFLKAASQVKATSVSSHSFNEDAFAGVMQAVEGMDWSGYGGRLILLVSDAGALRKNDPFSSTQMNEAEVRQAALSKQIKIYALHLRTPAGVKNHGAAETQYRVLTADSNPQIGDLYVSVPGGEVGAFGDRVREIGSTFAELVHQVRNQQPQPVPLLTSASGLAAKSQAIGYAMHMDFLGRHGASQAPQLVSAWTADRDLTNPTLPTLQVCVMLTKLQLNDLQQSLKLIVDAARKTRSSPGDFFNEIASASAYMSRDPGALRKGANLAQGGVLGEYLDGLPYRSKSLSMTQDLWLSLSVAEQEDFIDELDSKIRLYETFHNDMANWVRFGKAEPGDALYRVPLSTLP, encoded by the coding sequence ATGGACATGCAGATTCCCGGATTCGACATCGACAGCGAGCTTGGCCAGGGCGCCATGGCCAGCGTGTACCTCGCCACCCAGCGCTCCCTGGAGCGCAAGGTGGCGCTGAAGATCATGGCGGCGAGCCTGGCCGCCGACCCGACCTTCTGCGAGCGCTTCCTGCGCGAGGGCCGCACCCTGGCACGGCTGGCGCACCCGAACATCGCCACCATCCATGACATCGGCAATGTCGGCGAGCTGTACTACATGGCCATGGAGTACCTGCCCAGCGGCACGCTGAAGGAGCGGATCGCCGAGGGGCTGACGCCCGAGCAGGGCCTCGTCTACGTGCGCCAGATCGCCCAGGCGCTGGGTTATGCCCATGCCCAGGGCTTGGTACACCGCGACGTCAAGCCGGCCAACATCCTGTTCCGCGCCGACGGCACCGCGGTGCTGTCGGACTTCGGCATCGCCAAGTCGCTGGATGACCGCACCCAGTTCACCCAGGCCGGTTTCGCCGTCGGCACGCCGAGCTACATGAGCCCGGAGCAGGCGCGCGGCCTGGAGATCGATGGGCGCGCCGACCTGTATGCGTTGGGTGTGGTGCTGTACGAAATCCTCGTCGGCAAGCTGCCGTACAACGGCACCGATGCGTTGTCCACGGCGCTGGCGCACCTGACCGAGCCGCTGCCGGAGCTGCCCATCGAACATGGCCGCTACCAGGACATCCTGCGCGGTCTGCTGGCCAAGGACCCCAACCAGCGCTTCGCCGACGCGGCGGCGTTGCTGGCGGCGCTGGATCGCCTGACGGTCCAGGCGCCGGTCGAGGGCAACGACAGCACATTGGTCCGTCCGCTGCCGATCCCGCCACCGGCCATCCCGCAGCCGGTGTCCATCGACATTCCACAGGCCGTTGCCGCTCCGGTGAGCGAGCCTGCCCGGCGCTCCGAACCCAAGCCCGCGCCCGCTGCGAAGCCCGCCTCGAACAAGCCGGCCAAGGCCGTGCTGGCGGTGGCGATAGCGGCGGCGCTGGGTCTGGGGGGCGCGTTCTTCTGGTTGCTCGGCGGCAATGACGCGCCCGCGCCTGAAACGCCGGTGGTGCAGGCGCCCGCCGACAGCGTGGTCCCCACCGAACCCAAGATCACGCCGGTGGCCGCCTCGGACGACGGTCGTCCACTGCTGATGCCCGGCAAGAAGACCCTGTTCCAGCGTGTGCTGACCAAGCCCGACGCCCAGCTGGTGGCCCAGCCCGGTGATGCCGCCGGCGAGACACTGCCGGCGTTCTCCGTGCTCTATGTCTACCAGCGCAAGGACGTCGGCGGCCAGGCCTGGGTCCAGGTCGGTGCTGCCAGCGACGGCCAGCGCGACGGCTGGCTGCCAGCAGCACAGACCAGCGACTGGAAACAGAGCCTGGTGCTCAAGTTCACCGAACGCTCGGGCCGCTCGCCGGTGATGTTCATGCGCCAGGTGGACGATGTGCAGCATCTGCTCGACGACACCCCGCTGGCTCGCGACAGCCTGCTCAAGGCGCAGAACAACCCCGACCAGGTGCCCCAGGTGATGGCCCTGGAACCGGCGGCCAGCGCCGTGCCGCAGAACCAGTTCTACCTGATGCCGATCTTCGACTACCGCGAAAGCTTCGACGCCGGCGGCCAGCCGGTGCAACTGCTCAACATCGCCTCCATCGACCCCGGTGCCAGCGCCCGCGACAGCGCGCCGAAGGCGGCCGGCGTCACGGCGGTCGGCGACAACAGCTTCCGTACCGGCATCGTCCTGGTGGTGGACACCTCGGTGTCCATGCAGCCGTACATCGATCGGGTGCGCCAGGTGGTCAGCGAGCTGCAGCAGCAACTGGCGGCCCGTGGCGAGCTGGACAGCGTCAGCTTCGGCTTGGTCGGCTTTCGCAACAGCGTCAAGCGCACCCCGGGCCTGGAGTACCTGAGCAAGACCCTGGTCAGCCTGGAGCAGGGCCGCGATCCGGCGCGTTTCCTCAAGGCCGCCTCGCAGGTCAAGGCCACCAGCGTTTCCAGCCATTCGTTCAACGAGGACGCCTTCGCCGGGGTGATGCAGGCGGTCGAGGGCATGGACTGGTCCGGTTACGGTGGGCGCCTGATCCTGCTGGTCAGCGATGCTGGCGCGCTGCGCAAGAACGACCCGTTCAGCAGCACCCAGATGAACGAAGCCGAAGTGCGCCAGGCCGCGTTGAGCAAGCAGATCAAGATCTACGCCCTGCACCTGCGAACCCCCGCCGGGGTCAAGAACCATGGCGCGGCCGAGACCCAGTACCGCGTACTTACCGCCGACAGCAACCCGCAGATCGGCGACCTCTACGTCAGCGTGCCGGGCGGTGAAGTCGGTGCTTTCGGCGATCGCGTGCGCGAGATCGGCTCGACCTTCGCCGAGCTGGTGCATCAGGTGCGCAACCAGCAACCGCAACCGGTACCGCTGCTGACCTCGGCTTCGGGCCTGGCGGCCAAGTCGCAGGCCATCGGCTACGCCATGCACATGGACTTCCTTGGCCGCCACGGCGCCAGCCAGGCGCCGCAACTGGTCAGCGCCTGGACTGCCGACCGCGACCTGACCAACCCGACGCTGCCGACCCTGCAGGTGTGCGTGATGTTGACCAAGCTGCAGCTCAACGACCTGCAACAGTCGCTCAAGCTGATCGTCGATGCCGCGCGCAAGACGCGCAGCTCGCCGGGCGACTTCTTCAACGAGATCGCCAGCGCCAGTGCCTACATGAGCCGCGACCCCGGCGCGTTGCGCAAGGGCGCCAACCTGGCCCAGGGCGGCGTGCTCGGCGAGTACCTCGACGGCCTGCCGTACCGCAGCAAGTCCCTGAGCATGACCCAGGACTTGTGGCTGTCGCTGTCGGTGGCCGAGCAGGAAGACTTCATCGACGAACTGGACTCGAAGATCCGCCTGTACGAAACCTTCCACAACGACATGGCCAACTGGGTGCGCTTCGGCAAGGCCGAGCCTGGCGATGCCCTGTACCGTGTCCCGCTGTCGACGCTGCCGTGA
- a CDS encoding PP2C family protein-serine/threonine phosphatase gives MTGMQYTAASYSHVGMVRKINEDACLELTWAGLWAVADGMGGHAAGDYVSSLAVDSLRSLPMLDSLDDFAGEVRDGLAWVNGIVREETARRGVAMMGSTVVVLAARGDQAIGLWAGDSRLYRLRDGRIERLSHDHSYVQELQDSGLLNEAEARVHPRGNIVTRAIGVEDHLELQAVALQVQPGDTYLLCSDGLTKTAEDHEIAEVLGHADPYEVVRSLVHLGLTRGAPDNITAVVVKAS, from the coding sequence ATGACCGGCATGCAGTACACAGCGGCCAGCTACAGCCATGTCGGCATGGTGCGCAAGATCAACGAGGACGCCTGCCTGGAGTTGACCTGGGCGGGCCTGTGGGCGGTGGCCGACGGCATGGGCGGCCATGCGGCGGGCGATTATGTCAGCAGCCTGGCGGTCGATAGCCTGCGCAGCCTGCCGATGCTCGATTCCCTGGACGACTTTGCCGGCGAAGTGCGCGACGGCCTCGCCTGGGTCAACGGCATCGTGCGCGAGGAAACCGCGCGCCGCGGCGTGGCGATGATGGGCAGCACCGTGGTGGTGCTGGCCGCCCGAGGCGACCAGGCCATCGGCCTGTGGGCCGGCGACAGCCGCCTGTACCGCCTGCGCGACGGCCGTATCGAACGCCTGAGCCACGATCACAGCTACGTCCAGGAGCTGCAGGACAGCGGCCTGCTCAACGAAGCCGAAGCCCGTGTGCATCCTCGCGGCAACATCGTCACCCGCGCCATCGGCGTCGAGGACCACCTCGAGCTGCAGGCCGTCGCCTTGCAGGTGCAGCCCGGCGACACCTACCTGCTGTGCAGCGACGGCCTGACCAAGACCGCCGAGGACCACGAGATCGCCGAGGTGCTCGGCCACGCCGACCCTTATGAGGTGGTGCGCAGCCTCGTACACCTGGGGCTGACCCGTGGCGCCCCCGACAACATCACCGCCGTCGTCGTGAAGGCCAGCTGA